From a single Micromonospora sp. WMMD1102 genomic region:
- a CDS encoding helix-turn-helix domain-containing protein, translating into MAATGTATSTEKGRRIVGAERQTLAKDLVKRYTSGESIRALAASTGRSYGFIHRVLTESGVQLRQRGGARRRKKA; encoded by the coding sequence ATGGCAGCCACTGGCACAGCCACCAGCACTGAGAAGGGTCGCCGGATCGTCGGAGCCGAGCGCCAGACGCTCGCCAAGGACCTGGTCAAGCGGTATACCTCCGGCGAAAGCATCCGCGCCCTGGCGGCCTCGACCGGCCGTTCCTACGGGTTCATCCACCGGGTGCTCACCGAGTCTGGTGTACAGCTTCGTCAGCGTGGCGGTGCACGTCGTCGGAAGAAGGCGTGA